The Mycobacterium adipatum genomic sequence AGAGGTGGAACGGCGAAATGCTCAGCAGTACGAGCATGCGCTGACTGCGCTCGCCTCGATCGAGGACGAGAACTCGGTGCTGCCGGTGTGGCGCGAACAGGGCTGGCTCGACCAGCACACCGTTGCCATCCTCGCGATCCATCAGCGCCCGTGGCGGCAGGTCACCGTAACCAACGGAACTCGGCGCGCCCTGGGGGAGGTGCACCGCCGCGGCGCCACCGTGGACCACCTGGTCCTCCCCACCCGCTTCCACGCCCAGGTGCTCGCTCACGCCGTTATGGTTCGCCAACAGGCCTGGCGGGTTCACCCCGTGACCCATCTCCTGGCCACCGGCCGTACCCAGGTGTGGATGGCCGACGGACCAGATGTCGATCTCGCCGCCTTGTCGGCCACCGTGCTCAGCAGAACTGCCGCTGGTGGCGTGCCGGCTGGTTAGGCTCACTCCGTGGCATTGATCAAGCGGCTATCCATGCGACGCCAGATACGGCGCACCGCCGAGCGATCGCTCGCGCAGAACCCGATTTTCACCGGGCCGGCGCCAGCCACGCCGCTGTATCACTCGGCCCCGCCGGAAGTGAACATAGCGCGACTCAGCACAGATAACCCTGATCAGCCGCCGGCATCAGCAGCGGGCCACGCCCCCGAGGCCACCACCGCCGAAGGTTCTCGGCCGCCAGTGCCGGCCGAGCCGGGCCCGCCGTCGAGCGTCTCGTCGGTCGAAACAGGCAGTGGGGACGCGGGCCAGCCGGCGCCGCGTGTACCGAAGCGTCCCAGCCCGCCGCCGGCGCCGGACACTCAGCAGGAGGAGTGGCAGCTGCCGCAATGGCAGTACACGTCCAAGCGAGCACGGACCAACCAGCACCAGGAACAGCGCAAGAAACGGCGGTGACCGCGTGGTGTGCAACTGGTGATTTCTGCCCAGTTGCACACGTGGATGAGATGGTCAGCGGGCGGGCGAGTACGCCGTGGTTCTGCTGACCGGGTGCAGATAGGGCGGTCGTATGGTGGCCGACCCCATCGCTCCGGCCATGCAGCCGTCGCGCGCGTCGACGCAGCGCTGTGGGACGGTCCGGCCCAGGACGCCGGGTTCGTGTTCGTGGCCGGCCGTCCACATGGGCACGTCGGGTGTCTCCTCAACCTCCCAGCGGGTGACCAGCCCCTCACCCACTCCGCGATGCTTGCCGATGGAAGGCAGGTCGGTGAGCAGCTCACGGATGCGGTCGGGATCGCCCACAGCCCGCCACGTTAATCTGGTCGCGAGGTGGGCCATCACAGGGACCACGCGGCGTTGGTAGCGCCCCGTGCTGTCGGAGACCGCCTGGCTGCCGATGGACGGGCTGAGGTGCTGCAACCGGGATCGGTCGGTTCGCGATGTGCGCCAGCGCACGTCTGGATCGGGGATCTCATGCGGGCGGGGATGCCGGTCGGCGAAGGTGGCCATCCAGTGCCAGTCGTCATGCTCGGGAGAGCCGCAGCGAGCCAACGGCAGGTCGAGGTCTTCGGGAATCTGATCGTGCTGATAGGCGAAAAGTTCACCGGCGCTGCGGGCTTCCCATTTCTTTCGATGCCACAGCGCCGAGGCCAACAACCCGTCGAAGGCCACGCCCCACGGGCGGGACAGCACGATTCCGTGAGGTGTGATGGCGGTTATCTGCAGCGCGATCATGTTCGGGCTCAGCTGAGTTGAGACAGCGCGGCGATCGCCTCGTCGCGGTGAGTGCCCAGTTCCTCGGCCCAATCGACTCCGGTGTCGGGAAGTCGGCCGCGCTGGACGGTTTCGGTGACGGTGGCGCTGACCTGGCCATGGCCGGCGGCGATGCGGCCACCCAGATGGCCGCGGGTGGCGAACGCGGCCAGGACGTCGCGGAAGAAGGCGGCCTGCGCCGCAGTGGCATTGGTGAGGCGCACCCAGCTCTGCAACCGGGTGCCGGCAGGAAGCGTCTCAACACCGAACCGGCCCAGCGGACTGCTGTTCTCGTCGAGATCGGCATTCGGCGACTGGGCCGTGCTGGTGCGGTGATCCGAGAGGTGGCTAAACGATTCCTCGGCGATCCCGAGCACGGCCGGCAGCGTGACCGAGCGGGCAGGCCTCGGCAACAGGTGGGACAGCTCGGCGATCTCGGGTAGCACCTTGCCGACGGTGAGCAGCCCGGACATGATGCGCCCAGAGGCGGCCCCGCCGAACACCGCGACCTGGGGCAACAGAGTCTTGAGGCGTCGCTCTTCCTCGTCGGTGAGGGGACGTGCGGACTTGGCGAGCCGGCCGCCGTTGGTGAGCAGGTGCGCTGCCGGGATGGGCAAGGCGGTGTCTTCGTAGTCGAGCACGGCGGCGGTCAGTGCCTCACCGATGCGGCGCAGGATCCCGCGGAAGCTGCTACCTGACACGATCGGCACCTGCATCACCTCGCCGGTGGGACCGATGATCTTCTCGCGGCGAAACAGCGCGAAGTTGTCGGTGCCGACTGCGCTGTAGTCCTCGCGGTGCACGATCGAGGACCGCGCCAGGATGTCGATGTCGAACTGAACGCTCAGCAGAGTCATCCGCGTGCCGCTTTCCGTTGATCGGCAACAGCTTCGGCGATGATGCGCACTCGCAGCAGCAACGCCGGCAGGCTGTCGCGAAGTACTGCGATGACGGGCAGTGGGGGCTCGCGGAGCAGTGTGGCCAGTTCGAGTCGACGGTCCCGCTGCCGCGGCGCAGGTGCGCCGAGCTGTCCGGACACGTCGGACCACCAACGATCAAGGGTGTCGGCGCGATAGGCGGCGCGCCGGACTCGCCCGGGGAGTAACTCATCCCAGTAGGTCTTGCGGTAGCGGGGATCGGCGACCCAGCTGGTTTCCCAGTCGATCCCGTAGTGCAACAACAGCAGCAGCCGCTCGGCGATCGCGTGCGGTCCGTCGACGGGGGGAAGTTCGGGCACGGTGGCCTGCCACGCCTGTGTGGGGGTGAGGGCCGCGGTCATGGCCGGAAGCGTAACGGCCGGTTCTGCCACGGCCGGCAAATGCGGTTTGGGTCTACTACCGCGACTGGGGCGGGTTGGTGAGGACACGGGCGGCCGCCCACAGGGGTGGGACCGCGCGCCAAGGCTGCAGTGACGTCCAAGCGGACAGGACCCGCGGCCACTGGTCGGCGGGCTGGGCGCTCAGCAACCGCGACGGCGGAGCTGAATGGTTCAGCTGGGGCCACGTGGCGCCGACGGTGGTACGCAGCCACACTAGGTCGGTGAGGCGGTCGGCCGCGGCGCTGTCCCATGTCACGACCAGGCCGTCGGTGGCGAGGTGGCCCCACTCGGCCGTCGGCAGGATGTGGCGCCGGCGCGCTGTCGGTAGGACCACGGCCTGGGTGCTCGTCAGCGGCGCCGAGGTGAGGACCGCGGCAAGGTCGGCGCCGGTGGAGTACTCCGTGACGGAGGTGTCGGTGATCAGCAGTGAGGGCTGGGTGGTGGGTTGGCGGCTGTAAGCCCAGGCGCACGGCACGCACAGCCGGCGGGACCCGAACGGCCACGCGTCGAACCCGGTGAACTTCTCGGAGATGATGCGTGAGCTGGTGACCGTCGGTCCGTTGTCGCCGCATCGACCGCAGCGTCCGTCGACCGGGGCAGGAGCATCGACGGCGGGTCGACCGGCGGCAACCCACGCTGCGGCGGCGGGATCGGAAAGCATAGTGGGGCAAACCCTACGTCGATCTGATGATTGGCCGTGGTGTCATACGAAGCCGTTAATGTCCAAGGCATGACTGCCCCGACCCGTCTGGACATAATCGCTGATGGGTTGCAGTGCGACGCAGATGTGGCTAAGCGGTTCATCGAACTGGAGTTGAGGCATCGACGGCCGGCGCGAGTGGCGACAGTCCGGGCCGCGGAAGCATACCGATAGTGGTGCACCGCGACTCGTTCTAACGTGCTCAACGTGAGGGTCGATCTTCCGGTCGACATCGACGCGCTGGAGAGCCAGTGGCGACTACGGGCGTATGCCTCCGAAGTTAGAGCAGTAGGCGTTGGCGTAATCACGCTCCAGCTCATGGTGATTGCGGCGCTCTTCGGAGGTGTGGTGTCGGCCTTGAAGGGAAGCTACGTCGCGGCGGCGATCGCGGCCTTGATCGCAATAGCCTGTTACCTAGTTGCGAGACGGGCCAAGCCAGTTCTGATGGTCGGCCCCGATGCCGCAGGCCCGCCGCCCTTTTGGTTTCCGGGAGGAAGCCAGCCGAAAAGGTGTCATCGAAGTGTCTTAAACTGAATTCACGAAACGCACACAGGGGTTGGGTGAGGGTTTCACCTGAGGCGGTTCCGGGCGGCTATCGAC encodes the following:
- a CDS encoding RAMP superfamily CRISPR-associated protein, with amino-acid sequence MTLLSVQFDIDILARSSIVHREDYSAVGTDNFALFRREKIIGPTGEVMQVPIVSGSSFRGILRRIGEALTAAVLDYEDTALPIPAAHLLTNGGRLAKSARPLTDEEERRLKTLLPQVAVFGGAASGRIMSGLLTVGKVLPEIAELSHLLPRPARSVTLPAVLGIAEESFSHLSDHRTSTAQSPNADLDENSSPLGRFGVETLPAGTRLQSWVRLTNATAAQAAFFRDVLAAFATRGHLGGRIAAGHGQVSATVTETVQRGRLPDTGVDWAEELGTHRDEAIAALSQLS